Proteins from one Halovivax limisalsi genomic window:
- a CDS encoding translation initiation factor — protein MSNDDGLDDLLDELDTHGDLDAAEQVLRIRTESRRYDKPVTIVEGFDLPKSEIESLASDLKSAMGTGGTVDEGRIELQGDHRDRVPDMLRDRGFAVRE, from the coding sequence GTGTCTAACGACGACGGCCTCGACGACCTGCTCGACGAACTCGACACGCACGGCGATCTCGACGCGGCGGAGCAAGTGTTGCGGATCCGGACGGAGAGCCGGCGGTACGACAAACCGGTGACGATCGTCGAGGGGTTCGACCTGCCCAAATCGGAGATCGAGTCCCTCGCGTCGGACTTGAAGAGCGCGATGGGGACCGGCGGCACCGTCGACGAGGGCCGGATCGAACTGCAGGGCGATCACCGGGATCGGGTGCCGGACATGCTCCGCGACCGGGGCTTCGCGGTGCGAGAATAG